In Xenopus tropicalis strain Nigerian chromosome 5, UCB_Xtro_10.0, whole genome shotgun sequence, one genomic interval encodes:
- the mocs1 gene encoding molybdenum cofactor biosynthesis protein 1 isoform X1: MAVPGGRLCVLLGRLGRTGPRGTNTRFCATGVPALGLTASAQGASHTERKRFVKEQPVPFSAFLTDSFGRQHNYLRISLTEKCNLRCQYCMPEEGVQLTPKSELLTTQEIVALARLFVQEGVNKIRLTGGEPLIRPDVVDIVAQLRKLEGLKTIALTTNGINLARQLPKLKDAGLDVLNISLDTLVPAKFEFIVRRKGFHKVMEGIHRAIDLGYSPVKVNCVVMRGLNEDELLDFVALTEKQPLEVRFIEYMPFDGNKWNFKKMVSYQEMLDTIRQRWPELERLPTEASSTSKNYKVPHFEGQIGFITSMSEHFCGSCNRLRLTADGNLKVCLFGNAEVSLRDWLRSGVGEEELIQIIGAAVGRKKKQHAGMFNISQMKNRPMILIAGGSRPHQRLRDPPGNVPHLKGRIERKSVETANWTPARSIRAPPSCSRRAGNWVPLSLLTNCKVLPQRRYCSRWGGVTPQSMCLNTDAASDQSQTHKDSHSLSHVSPEGKVTMVDVGGKSDTTRTAVASALVRLGPKVFPLVKSNQLKKGDVLTVAQIAGIQAAKLTAQLIPLCHNIPLTLVAVTLRLDESRLAVEIEATCRTSGKTGVEMEALTAAAVSALTVYDMCKAVSHDIVIGEVKLVSKTGGRGGDFHRAGGEGGQK, encoded by the exons ATGGCTGTGCCTGGggggaggctgtgtgtgctgCTGGGGAGACTGGGCCGGACCGGGCCCCGGGGAACCAACACAAGGTTCTGCGCCACCGGGGTCCCCGCGTTGGGACTCACTGCTTCAGCTCAG GGCGCATCTCATACAGAAAGGAAGAGGTTCGTGAAGGAACAGCCTGTGCCTTTCTCCGCTTTCCTCACTGACAGTTTTGGTCGGCAGCACAACTACCTGCGAATCTCCCTGACAGAGAAATGCAACCTGAGAT GTCAGTACTGCATGCCGGAAGAAGGAGTCCAGTTGACCCCCAAATCAGAGCTTCTCACCACTCAGGAGATTGTTGCCTTGGCCAGACTGTTTGTCCAGGAAGGGGTGAATAAAATCCGCCTGACTGGGGGGGAGCCGCTGATTCGGCCGGACGTAGTGGATATTGTGG CACAGCTCCGCAAACTGGAAGGTCTGAAGACGATTGCGCTGACGACCAACGGGATCAATTTGGCGCGGCAGCTTCCGAAGCTGAAAGACGCCGGACTGGATGTCTTAAATATCAGCCTTGATACCCTCGTACCCGCCAAGTTCGAGTTCATTGTGCGCAGGAAAG GATTTCACAAAGTGATGGAAGGGATCCACAGAGCCATAGACCTGGGATACAGTCCTGTTAAG GTTAACTGTGTGGTTATGAGAGGCCTAAATGAGGACGAGCTCTTAGACTTTGTGGCGCTCACAGAGAAGCAGCCATTGGAGGTTCGATTTATTGAGTACATGCCGTTTGATG GCAATAAGTGGAACTTTAAGAAAATGGTGAGCTATCAAGAGATGTTGGACACCATCCGCCAAAGGTGGCCTGAACTGGAAAGGCTTCCAACAGAAGCATCCAGCACATCAAAG AATTACAAGGTGCCGCATTTTGAAGGCCAAATCGGCTTCATCACATCGATGTCTGAGCACTTCTGTGGCTCGTGCAACCGGTTGCGCCTCACAGCCGACGGGAACCTCAAG GTCTGCCTGTTTGGAAATGCTGAAGTGTCCCTGAGGGACTGGCTGCGCTCGGGGGTCGGGGAGGAGGAGCTCATACAGATCATTGGGGCAGCTGTTGGACGCAAGAAGAAGCAGCATGCGG GTATGTTTAATATCTCCCAGATGAAGAACCGACCCATGATCCTGATTG CCGGCGGATCGAGACCCCACCAGCGACTCCGGGACCCCCCAGGGAATGTTCCGCACTTAAAAGGACGAATTGAAAGGAAAAGCGTAGAGACTGCGAATTGGACACCGGCACGGAGTATCCGAGCGCCACCCTCGTGTAGCCGTAGGGCCGGTAACTGGGTGCCACTTTCATTACTGACCAACTGCAAGGTGCTTCCGCAGCGCCGTTATTGCAGCCGGTGGGGGGGCGTCACCCCGCAATCCATGTGCCTTAATACCGACGCGGCCAGCGACCAATCCCAAACGCACAAAGACTCCCATTCTCTGAGCCACGTCAGCCCGGAAGGGAAGGTGACAATGGTGGACGTGGGGGGCAAATCCGACACGACTCGTACGGCGGTGGCTTCGGCGCTGGTCCGGCTGGGTCCGAAAGTCTTCCCCTTGGTGAAGAGCAACCAGTTAAAGAAAGGGGACGTATTGACAGTGGCGCAGATTGCCGGGATTCAGGCGGCCAAACTGACCGCCCAGCTGATACCCCTCTGCCACAACATCCCCTTGACTCTGGTCGCCGTCACTTTAAGGCTGGACGAGTCCCGATTGGCCGTGGAGATTGAGGCCACGTGCCGAACCAGCGGCAAAACCGGGGTGGAGATGGAAGCCCTGACGGCCGCCGCCGTGTCGGCCCTGACCGTGTACGACATGTGCAAAGCGGTTTCCCACGACATCGTGATTGGGGAGGTGAAGCTTGTGAGCAAGACTGGGGGGCGCGGGGGCGACTTCCACAGGGCGGGGGGCGAGGGCGGACAGAAATAA
- the mocs1 gene encoding molybdenum cofactor biosynthesis protein 1 isoform X3, producing MAVPGGRLCVLLGRLGRTGPRGTNTRFCATGVPALGLTASAQGASHTERKRFVKEQPVPFSAFLTDSFGRQHNYLRISLTEKCNLRCQYCMPEEGVQLTPKSELLTTQEIVALARLFVQEGVNKIRLTGGEPLIRPDVVDIVAQLRKLEGLKTIALTTNGINLARQLPKLKDAGLDVLNISLDTLVPAKFEFIVRRKGFHKVMEGIHRAIDLGYSPVKVNCVVMRGLNEDELLDFVALTEKQPLEVRFIEYMPFDGNKWNFKKMVSYQEMLDTIRQRWPELERLPTEASSTSKNYKVPHFEGQIGFITSMSEHFCGSCNRLRLTADGNLKVCLFGNAEVSLRDWLRSGVGEEELIQIIGAAVGRKKKQHAGMFNISQMKNRPMILIGG from the exons ATGGCTGTGCCTGGggggaggctgtgtgtgctgCTGGGGAGACTGGGCCGGACCGGGCCCCGGGGAACCAACACAAGGTTCTGCGCCACCGGGGTCCCCGCGTTGGGACTCACTGCTTCAGCTCAG GGCGCATCTCATACAGAAAGGAAGAGGTTCGTGAAGGAACAGCCTGTGCCTTTCTCCGCTTTCCTCACTGACAGTTTTGGTCGGCAGCACAACTACCTGCGAATCTCCCTGACAGAGAAATGCAACCTGAGAT GTCAGTACTGCATGCCGGAAGAAGGAGTCCAGTTGACCCCCAAATCAGAGCTTCTCACCACTCAGGAGATTGTTGCCTTGGCCAGACTGTTTGTCCAGGAAGGGGTGAATAAAATCCGCCTGACTGGGGGGGAGCCGCTGATTCGGCCGGACGTAGTGGATATTGTGG CACAGCTCCGCAAACTGGAAGGTCTGAAGACGATTGCGCTGACGACCAACGGGATCAATTTGGCGCGGCAGCTTCCGAAGCTGAAAGACGCCGGACTGGATGTCTTAAATATCAGCCTTGATACCCTCGTACCCGCCAAGTTCGAGTTCATTGTGCGCAGGAAAG GATTTCACAAAGTGATGGAAGGGATCCACAGAGCCATAGACCTGGGATACAGTCCTGTTAAG GTTAACTGTGTGGTTATGAGAGGCCTAAATGAGGACGAGCTCTTAGACTTTGTGGCGCTCACAGAGAAGCAGCCATTGGAGGTTCGATTTATTGAGTACATGCCGTTTGATG GCAATAAGTGGAACTTTAAGAAAATGGTGAGCTATCAAGAGATGTTGGACACCATCCGCCAAAGGTGGCCTGAACTGGAAAGGCTTCCAACAGAAGCATCCAGCACATCAAAG AATTACAAGGTGCCGCATTTTGAAGGCCAAATCGGCTTCATCACATCGATGTCTGAGCACTTCTGTGGCTCGTGCAACCGGTTGCGCCTCACAGCCGACGGGAACCTCAAG GTCTGCCTGTTTGGAAATGCTGAAGTGTCCCTGAGGGACTGGCTGCGCTCGGGGGTCGGGGAGGAGGAGCTCATACAGATCATTGGGGCAGCTGTTGGACGCAAGAAGAAGCAGCATGCGG GTATGTTTAATATCTCCCAGATGAAGAACCGACCCATGATCCTGATTGGTGGGTGA
- the mocs1 gene encoding molybdenum cofactor biosynthesis protein 1 isoform X2: MPEEGVQLTPKSELLTTQEIVALARLFVQEGVNKIRLTGGEPLIRPDVVDIVAQLRKLEGLKTIALTTNGINLARQLPKLKDAGLDVLNISLDTLVPAKFEFIVRRKGFHKVMEGIHRAIDLGYSPVKVNCVVMRGLNEDELLDFVALTEKQPLEVRFIEYMPFDGNKWNFKKMVSYQEMLDTIRQRWPELERLPTEASSTSKNYKVPHFEGQIGFITSMSEHFCGSCNRLRLTADGNLKVCLFGNAEVSLRDWLRSGVGEEELIQIIGAAVGRKKKQHAGMFNISQMKNRPMILIAGGSRPHQRLRDPPGNVPHLKGRIERKSVETANWTPARSIRAPPSCSRRAGNWVPLSLLTNCKVLPQRRYCSRWGGVTPQSMCLNTDAASDQSQTHKDSHSLSHVSPEGKVTMVDVGGKSDTTRTAVASALVRLGPKVFPLVKSNQLKKGDVLTVAQIAGIQAAKLTAQLIPLCHNIPLTLVAVTLRLDESRLAVEIEATCRTSGKTGVEMEALTAAAVSALTVYDMCKAVSHDIVIGEVKLVSKTGGRGGDFHRAGGEGGQK; the protein is encoded by the exons ATGCCGGAAGAAGGAGTCCAGTTGACCCCCAAATCAGAGCTTCTCACCACTCAGGAGATTGTTGCCTTGGCCAGACTGTTTGTCCAGGAAGGGGTGAATAAAATCCGCCTGACTGGGGGGGAGCCGCTGATTCGGCCGGACGTAGTGGATATTGTGG CACAGCTCCGCAAACTGGAAGGTCTGAAGACGATTGCGCTGACGACCAACGGGATCAATTTGGCGCGGCAGCTTCCGAAGCTGAAAGACGCCGGACTGGATGTCTTAAATATCAGCCTTGATACCCTCGTACCCGCCAAGTTCGAGTTCATTGTGCGCAGGAAAG GATTTCACAAAGTGATGGAAGGGATCCACAGAGCCATAGACCTGGGATACAGTCCTGTTAAG GTTAACTGTGTGGTTATGAGAGGCCTAAATGAGGACGAGCTCTTAGACTTTGTGGCGCTCACAGAGAAGCAGCCATTGGAGGTTCGATTTATTGAGTACATGCCGTTTGATG GCAATAAGTGGAACTTTAAGAAAATGGTGAGCTATCAAGAGATGTTGGACACCATCCGCCAAAGGTGGCCTGAACTGGAAAGGCTTCCAACAGAAGCATCCAGCACATCAAAG AATTACAAGGTGCCGCATTTTGAAGGCCAAATCGGCTTCATCACATCGATGTCTGAGCACTTCTGTGGCTCGTGCAACCGGTTGCGCCTCACAGCCGACGGGAACCTCAAG GTCTGCCTGTTTGGAAATGCTGAAGTGTCCCTGAGGGACTGGCTGCGCTCGGGGGTCGGGGAGGAGGAGCTCATACAGATCATTGGGGCAGCTGTTGGACGCAAGAAGAAGCAGCATGCGG GTATGTTTAATATCTCCCAGATGAAGAACCGACCCATGATCCTGATTG CCGGCGGATCGAGACCCCACCAGCGACTCCGGGACCCCCCAGGGAATGTTCCGCACTTAAAAGGACGAATTGAAAGGAAAAGCGTAGAGACTGCGAATTGGACACCGGCACGGAGTATCCGAGCGCCACCCTCGTGTAGCCGTAGGGCCGGTAACTGGGTGCCACTTTCATTACTGACCAACTGCAAGGTGCTTCCGCAGCGCCGTTATTGCAGCCGGTGGGGGGGCGTCACCCCGCAATCCATGTGCCTTAATACCGACGCGGCCAGCGACCAATCCCAAACGCACAAAGACTCCCATTCTCTGAGCCACGTCAGCCCGGAAGGGAAGGTGACAATGGTGGACGTGGGGGGCAAATCCGACACGACTCGTACGGCGGTGGCTTCGGCGCTGGTCCGGCTGGGTCCGAAAGTCTTCCCCTTGGTGAAGAGCAACCAGTTAAAGAAAGGGGACGTATTGACAGTGGCGCAGATTGCCGGGATTCAGGCGGCCAAACTGACCGCCCAGCTGATACCCCTCTGCCACAACATCCCCTTGACTCTGGTCGCCGTCACTTTAAGGCTGGACGAGTCCCGATTGGCCGTGGAGATTGAGGCCACGTGCCGAACCAGCGGCAAAACCGGGGTGGAGATGGAAGCCCTGACGGCCGCCGCCGTGTCGGCCCTGACCGTGTACGACATGTGCAAAGCGGTTTCCCACGACATCGTGATTGGGGAGGTGAAGCTTGTGAGCAAGACTGGGGGGCGCGGGGGCGACTTCCACAGGGCGGGGGGCGAGGGCGGACAGAAATAA